From a region of the Thermomicrobium roseum DSM 5159 genome:
- a CDS encoding ABC transporter ATP-binding protein: MHLVEIEGLVKRFGDIVAVDEASITIEPGEAFALLGPNGAGKTTMIRILVTLLPPTSGIVRVAGLDVTRYPDRVRRMLGYVPQTLSADPALTGYENLLIVSKLLRMPRNERELVIAEVLRLVDLEDAADRLVRTYSGGMVRRLEVAQAILHRPLLLVLDEPTVGLDPTARRSVWEALFALRRRDGTTLLFTTHYMEEAESYADRVAIMNRGRVVACGTPAELERAVPGATTLDDVFTALTGDVLESGGSFSDTRRLRRRLQRFN; encoded by the coding sequence ATGCACCTCGTTGAAATCGAAGGGCTCGTCAAGCGGTTCGGTGACATCGTCGCCGTCGACGAGGCGAGTATCACCATCGAGCCGGGGGAAGCGTTCGCCCTGCTCGGCCCGAATGGTGCAGGTAAGACGACGATGATCCGCATATTGGTGACGTTGCTCCCGCCGACGAGCGGAATCGTCCGCGTAGCAGGTCTCGACGTGACCCGCTATCCTGACCGTGTTCGTCGAATGCTTGGTTATGTCCCGCAAACGCTCTCGGCGGATCCCGCTTTGACAGGGTACGAGAATCTCCTGATCGTCAGCAAGCTTCTCCGCATGCCCCGGAACGAGCGGGAGCTCGTCATCGCGGAGGTTTTGCGTCTGGTCGATCTGGAGGATGCGGCTGACCGCCTAGTTCGGACGTATTCCGGGGGGATGGTGCGACGTTTGGAAGTCGCCCAGGCGATCCTGCATCGCCCGCTGCTTCTCGTGCTCGACGAGCCGACGGTCGGACTGGATCCGACTGCGCGCCGCTCCGTTTGGGAAGCGCTGTTCGCCTTGCGGCGGCGGGACGGGACGACACTCCTCTTCACGACGCATTACATGGAAGAAGCTGAATCCTACGCTGATCGTGTGGCCATCATGAACCGCGGTCGTGTCGTCGCCTGCGGTACGCCTGCCGAGCTCGAGCGGGCTGTTCCCGGGGCGACGACACTGGACGATGTCTTTACGGCATTGACCGGTGACGTTCTCGAGTCGGGAGGATCGTTCAGTGACACGAGACGGCTCCGCCGACGTCTCCAGCGTTTCAACTGA
- the moaC gene encoding cyclic pyranopterin monophosphate synthase MoaC, which translates to MAELTHLDERGQARMVDVAEKPETHRVAVARGRVSLRPETLQLVREGRAAKGDVLAVARVAGIMAAKRTAELIPLCHPLPLTKVEVDVRTNEQDTCLEIEARVETVSRTGVEMEALTAVAVAALTVYDMLKAVDRGMTIDRIQLIEKAGGRSGTWRREDDEARHAR; encoded by the coding sequence ATGGCCGAACTGACCCACCTCGACGAACGCGGCCAGGCCCGAATGGTGGACGTGGCGGAGAAGCCGGAGACGCACCGTGTTGCCGTGGCGCGGGGCCGCGTCTCGCTGCGTCCGGAAACGCTTCAGCTCGTCCGGGAGGGACGGGCCGCTAAGGGTGACGTGCTCGCTGTCGCTCGAGTGGCCGGCATCATGGCGGCCAAGCGCACTGCTGAGTTGATTCCGCTCTGTCATCCGCTTCCGTTGACGAAGGTCGAAGTAGACGTGCGGACGAACGAGCAGGACACGTGCCTGGAGATCGAGGCGCGAGTCGAAACCGTGAGTCGAACCGGCGTCGAGATGGAGGCCCTGACCGCGGTTGCCGTGGCAGCGCTGACGGTCTACGACATGCTGAAGGCGGTCGACCGGGGTATGACGATCGACCGTATCCAGCTGATCGAGAAGGCTGGGGGACGGAGCGGGACCTGGCGGCGCGAGGACGACGAGGCTCGTCACGCGCGCTGA
- a CDS encoding PfkB family carbohydrate kinase, with amino-acid sequence MQRAPHYLAIGHVTVDLDPDNGAPRLGGTALYAALTAARFGMDAAILTRGNYETFGADIREALARYSREVAMIVQEASAPTVFTNRTVAGRREQVVHSWAGAIDLSGLPPAWRSAPIIHLAPVAQEIDPRQASRLNPEFLGATPQGWMRKWPRGGGRVRLIPLRLPLEVTTRLDGLVLSTLEHTLARDEIEAVAQRGVVAITRGPDGATVIDRGRTYDIPAFSVPVRDDVGAGDVFAAVLFLLRAQHEGTSWAAKMAAAAAALRIRGIGPDAVPTREEVERFLDRLGERRR; translated from the coding sequence GTGCAGCGCGCCCCTCACTATCTCGCCATCGGCCATGTGACGGTCGACCTCGATCCGGACAACGGTGCACCGCGGCTCGGTGGTACGGCCCTCTATGCAGCGTTGACGGCCGCTCGTTTCGGGATGGACGCTGCCATCCTGACGCGCGGAAACTACGAGACGTTCGGTGCGGACATCCGAGAGGCGCTGGCGAGGTACTCGCGTGAGGTGGCGATGATCGTGCAAGAGGCGTCTGCGCCGACCGTCTTCACCAATCGCACCGTGGCGGGTCGTCGCGAGCAGGTTGTCCACTCGTGGGCGGGTGCGATCGATTTGAGTGGGCTACCACCGGCCTGGCGCTCTGCACCGATCATTCATCTGGCGCCGGTGGCTCAGGAAATCGACCCTCGGCAAGCGAGCCGGCTCAACCCCGAATTTCTCGGGGCGACGCCACAGGGTTGGATGCGAAAGTGGCCGCGAGGCGGTGGACGAGTCCGATTGATCCCGTTGCGACTCCCCCTGGAAGTGACCACGCGTTTGGACGGACTCGTTCTCAGCACACTCGAGCATACGCTCGCGCGTGACGAGATCGAAGCCGTCGCACAACGCGGCGTGGTGGCGATCACACGAGGACCCGATGGGGCGACCGTGATCGATCGAGGCCGGACGTACGATATCCCCGCTTTTTCGGTGCCGGTGCGCGACGACGTCGGGGCGGGTGACGTGTTCGCTGCCGTCCTGTTTCTGTTGCGGGCGCAGCACGAAGGAACCTCGTGGGCAGCCAAGATGGCTGCTGCGGCGGCAGCGCTGCGCATTCGCGGCATCGGACCGGATGCGGTTCCCACCCGCGAAGAGGTCGAGCGCTTTCTGGATCGACTCGGTGAGCGACGGCGGTGA
- a CDS encoding YidC/Oxa1 family membrane protein insertase, protein MIIWDQFVYAIEWGLARTAEVTGSAGLAIILFTILIKTLLLPLTIKSVRSTKAMQELQPKIRELQKKYGQDRQRLSAEMMKLYQEHGINPMSGCLPMLLQIPVFFGLYFAIRNLSLSQVGAWAHGFLWIPDLAKPDPLHILPILAGLFQFIQTRMTRPAGVRRFEDPQQQMMYSMMLFMPLMVVLFGWNFAAGPVLYWVVSAVYSVVQQWLITGWGAMRDWLPFLPELPEHRRLGYVDPKKRANSTNAKRGGLWARFLEHAQAQSQISVSETAVESSRTERAAADASPASQPPVDPASLVPRRSRPRNKRQS, encoded by the coding sequence TTGATCATTTGGGATCAGTTCGTCTATGCCATCGAGTGGGGACTGGCCCGCACTGCCGAGGTGACGGGTAGCGCTGGACTGGCGATCATCCTCTTCACGATTCTCATCAAGACACTTCTGTTGCCTCTTACCATCAAATCGGTGCGGTCTACCAAGGCGATGCAGGAACTGCAGCCGAAGATTCGGGAACTGCAGAAGAAATACGGCCAGGATCGTCAGCGTCTCTCGGCAGAGATGATGAAGCTGTACCAGGAGCATGGGATCAATCCGATGTCGGGATGTCTCCCGATGCTCCTCCAGATACCTGTCTTCTTCGGCCTGTACTTCGCGATCCGCAATCTGTCGCTCAGCCAGGTTGGGGCCTGGGCGCACGGTTTCCTCTGGATTCCGGATCTTGCGAAACCGGATCCTCTGCACATCTTGCCGATTTTGGCTGGTCTTTTCCAGTTCATCCAGACTCGGATGACGCGTCCAGCCGGTGTGCGGCGGTTCGAGGATCCGCAGCAGCAAATGATGTACTCGATGATGCTCTTCATGCCGTTGATGGTCGTTCTGTTCGGCTGGAACTTTGCAGCCGGCCCCGTTCTGTATTGGGTCGTCTCGGCAGTCTACAGCGTGGTGCAGCAGTGGTTGATCACTGGGTGGGGTGCGATGCGCGATTGGCTGCCGTTCCTGCCCGAGTTGCCGGAGCACCGGCGGTTGGGGTATGTCGACCCCAAAAAGCGAGCGAACAGCACGAATGCCAAGCGAGGCGGGTTGTGGGCGCGGTTCCTCGAACATGCGCAAGCACAGTCCCAGATCTCGGTGTCCGAGACGGCCGTCGAGTCGAGTCGCACCGAGCGTGCGGCGGCTGACGCCTCGCCTGCTTCCCAGCCTCCGGTCGATCCCGCATCGCTCGTGCCGCGTCGCTCGCGACCGCGGAACAAGCGGCAGTCTTGA
- a CDS encoding DUF4349 domain-containing protein: protein MRWSLVLMLLVLVISACTRAGRPSPDVATAVPPVPSSGGSVLGERRADNGSALGRFVVREAEVTLMCGDYRRAAVEIQRKISDYGGYVAEADISDLRGFSAPRFASLTVLVPEQRLQSFLSDLAAVAGVERVASQRLLSRDVTEETIDLAARRRALEATEQRMLDLLNRAQTIDEVLRVEQELARIRTELEQLAERARYLERRTTFAEVRLSLVPTTEATEPSLSQTARQAWETSLALLRIVLRGTVWISVALWWIWCILIVAFLVLAVFWRGRAGRLRRVAPE, encoded by the coding sequence ATGCGCTGGTCACTCGTGCTGATGCTGCTCGTCCTGGTCATTTCTGCTTGTACGCGCGCTGGTCGACCGTCCCCGGATGTCGCGACGGCGGTTCCGCCGGTGCCCTCGAGCGGGGGCAGCGTGCTCGGCGAGCGACGTGCCGACAACGGCAGTGCGCTCGGCCGCTTCGTCGTGCGGGAAGCGGAGGTCACGCTGATGTGCGGGGATTATCGTCGCGCTGCGGTCGAAATTCAGCGGAAGATCAGCGACTATGGTGGGTATGTGGCGGAGGCTGATATCAGTGACCTGCGCGGGTTCAGTGCGCCCCGGTTCGCCTCCTTGACTGTCCTCGTACCAGAGCAGCGATTGCAGTCGTTTCTGTCCGATCTCGCTGCAGTAGCCGGTGTCGAACGAGTGGCGAGTCAGCGTCTCCTCTCACGCGACGTGACCGAGGAGACGATCGATCTCGCTGCCCGGCGACGCGCGCTGGAGGCGACCGAGCAGCGCATGCTCGACCTTCTGAACCGTGCCCAGACGATCGACGAGGTGTTGCGCGTAGAGCAGGAACTCGCTCGGATCCGTACCGAACTCGAGCAGCTCGCCGAGCGGGCGCGCTATCTGGAGCGGCGAACGACCTTTGCAGAGGTTCGTCTCAGTCTGGTACCGACCACGGAAGCGACCGAGCCCAGTCTCAGTCAGACGGCCCGACAGGCCTGGGAAACGTCACTGGCACTTCTGCGCATCGTCCTACGGGGGACGGTCTGGATCAGTGTGGCGTTGTGGTGGATCTGGTGCATCCTCATTGTCGCTTTTCTGGTTCTCGCCGTATTCTGGCGCGGGCGAGCGGGCAGGCTCAGAAGGGTCGCACCTGAGTGA
- the yidD gene encoding membrane protein insertion efficiency factor YidD, with the protein MTKLALLLIRFYQRFISPGLPPACRFYPTCSEYGYEAISRYGIIKGGVLTVRRLLRCHPFHPGGYDPVP; encoded by the coding sequence ATGACGAAGCTGGCTTTGCTGCTGATCCGCTTCTACCAACGGTTCATTTCACCGGGATTGCCACCGGCCTGCCGATTCTACCCGACCTGTTCGGAGTACGGCTACGAGGCGATCTCTCGCTACGGTATCATCAAGGGAGGCGTGTTGACGGTGCGGCGTCTGCTCCGCTGTCATCCTTTCCACCCAGGCGGGTACGATCCCGTGCCGTGA
- a CDS encoding ABC transporter permease yields the protein MTRDGSADVSSVSTDFSERLAEATRPLPRWESLVSFASAALVVAEVEARKLRHDPWEVVTRALQPLLWLTVFGQAVARARLLSEQEDYLTFMAPGILAQSVMFTSIFYGLAIIWERDAGILQKILVLPVPRASFVAGKALGAGLRALLQAAVVVTVALLLQVRFHLDLFSLVTCALAVLLGAGVFASLSMLLATLLKTRERFMGIGQVLTIPLFFASNAIYPIHLMPAWLQVLAQVNPLTYLVELLRDTLVDGQRFGVIQDWLVLLAWLVLLQAIVSRRYDRVLL from the coding sequence GTGACACGAGACGGCTCCGCCGACGTCTCCAGCGTTTCAACTGATTTCAGCGAACGCCTCGCCGAAGCGACCCGGCCTTTACCGCGTTGGGAATCTCTCGTGTCCTTCGCCAGTGCCGCGCTCGTCGTGGCCGAGGTGGAAGCACGGAAGCTCCGCCATGATCCTTGGGAGGTCGTGACCCGTGCTTTACAACCGCTTCTCTGGTTGACGGTCTTTGGGCAGGCGGTGGCGCGAGCTCGACTGCTCAGTGAGCAAGAGGATTATCTCACCTTCATGGCTCCAGGAATTCTCGCCCAATCAGTCATGTTCACGTCGATCTTTTATGGACTCGCGATTATCTGGGAACGCGATGCGGGGATTCTCCAAAAGATTCTCGTCTTGCCTGTTCCGCGCGCCAGTTTCGTCGCGGGCAAAGCGTTGGGGGCAGGTCTGCGAGCTCTGCTGCAGGCGGCCGTCGTCGTCACGGTGGCGCTGTTGCTCCAGGTGCGATTTCACCTCGACCTTTTCTCGCTGGTCACGTGCGCTCTGGCTGTTCTTCTCGGTGCCGGTGTCTTCGCCAGCCTGTCCATGCTGCTCGCGACACTGCTCAAGACACGGGAGCGCTTCATGGGCATCGGTCAAGTCTTGACGATACCGCTGTTTTTCGCGAGCAACGCGATCTATCCGATCCACCTCATGCCTGCCTGGCTACAGGTTCTCGCTCAGGTCAATCCGCTGACCTACCTGGTGGAACTTCTTCGCGACACCCTCGTCGACGGGCAACGCTTCGGCGTGATCCAGGATTGGCTCGTGCTTCTGGCGTGGCTCGTACTGTTGCAAGCGATCGTGAGTCGCCGTTACGACCGCGTGCTGCTGTGA
- the jag gene encoding RNA-binding cell elongation regulator Jag/EloR: MMTEKRAVEIQARSVDEAVRLALEQLGLPRERVHVEVLVDNVPYGGEALVRVTPLGSGEVPRGPVRRPDPQTEAIVKQVVRELLQAMGFSCTVLAVDNPSIIELGPDDPPTVFIDIHGPHAGMLIGKRGEHLAQFQYLVNVLVNRRLPSWTRVIIDVEGYRSRREESLIALAHRVARQVARTRQPVTLEPMPANERRVIHVALRDNPDVETRSSGEGEERRVTVYPRR; encoded by the coding sequence ATGATGACAGAAAAGCGAGCTGTCGAGATCCAGGCTCGATCAGTCGATGAGGCAGTCCGACTCGCCCTGGAGCAGTTGGGTCTCCCACGCGAGCGAGTGCATGTCGAGGTCCTGGTGGACAACGTGCCCTATGGTGGTGAGGCTTTGGTGCGGGTCACACCGCTCGGGAGCGGCGAAGTACCACGCGGACCGGTGCGACGGCCGGATCCTCAGACGGAAGCGATCGTCAAGCAAGTCGTACGCGAGTTGCTTCAGGCTATGGGATTTTCGTGCACCGTTCTCGCTGTGGACAATCCGTCGATCATCGAGCTCGGTCCGGATGATCCACCGACGGTGTTCATCGATATCCATGGTCCCCATGCTGGCATGTTGATCGGGAAGCGGGGAGAACATTTAGCTCAGTTTCAGTACCTGGTGAACGTGCTGGTGAATCGCCGGCTACCGTCGTGGACTCGCGTCATCATCGACGTGGAGGGGTACCGGAGTCGGCGAGAAGAATCATTGATCGCGCTCGCCCACCGCGTCGCCCGCCAGGTGGCTCGCACCAGGCAGCCGGTAACGCTGGAACCGATGCCAGCCAACGAACGTCGGGTCATCCATGTTGCCCTTCGTGACAATCCGGACGTCGAGACGCGCAGCAGCGGTGAAGGGGAAGAGCGCCGCGTCACTGTCTACCCGCGTCGCTGA
- the greA gene encoding transcription elongation factor GreA, whose amino-acid sequence MARERIPITREGLEALRQEYEYLVKHRRPEIARVIQEAREHGDIRENAAYDAAKHDQAFIEGRIREIEELLKRVELIEQPTDGDRSVVRVGSTVTIEIDGEIETYTIVGAIEAKPSAGRISNESPVGRALLGHRAGEIVPIETPNGTLMARIIEVQ is encoded by the coding sequence ATGGCACGCGAACGAATCCCGATCACGCGAGAGGGGCTGGAGGCGCTCCGTCAGGAGTACGAGTATTTGGTGAAGCACCGGCGACCGGAGATCGCACGCGTCATCCAAGAAGCACGCGAACATGGTGACATTCGCGAAAACGCGGCCTACGACGCTGCCAAGCATGACCAGGCATTCATCGAGGGGCGAATTCGCGAGATCGAGGAACTCCTCAAGCGTGTCGAGCTGATCGAGCAACCAACCGACGGTGACCGCTCGGTCGTCCGGGTCGGCTCGACGGTCACCATCGAGATCGATGGTGAAATCGAGACGTACACCATCGTCGGCGCGATCGAAGCGAAGCCCTCAGCTGGACGGATTTCCAACGAATCACCGGTCGGTCGTGCTTTGCTCGGTCACCGCGCTGGGGAGATCGTGCCGATCGAGACGCCGAACGGCACACTCATGGCGCGGATCATCGAGGTCCAGTAA
- a CDS encoding aspartate aminotransferase family protein, which produces MQVETWNAAELVAKDIAHHLHPLTNLYQLRREGPLVLVRGEGVWVWDAEGKRYLDGFAGLWNVNIGHGRRELAEAAREQMERVAFVPTFFGLASPPTIELAARLAELFPGPLDHFQFTSGGAESNETAIKIARYYWWLKGQPERVKILSRRMAYHGIAMGALSATGVPAYWEGFGPRPPGFIHLTAPYKYRFGEGLTDEEFVARLVQELEETIEREGSETIAAFIGEPVQGAGGVVVPPDGYWPAIAAVLRKYGILLILDEVITGFGRTGTLFGMQQYGVQPDIVTFAKGITSGYVPLGGVGVSDEIAETLASADRVFMHGFTYSGHPVACAVALRNLDILLAERLWENAAASGAYLLQELKRLEERPYVGEVRGKGLMLLVEVVRDKASKEKFPPEFKLGPKLEAATRRRGIIVRCTPDGIVMAPPLTISRAECDVLIEGVAAALSDVLD; this is translated from the coding sequence ATGCAAGTCGAGACCTGGAACGCCGCGGAGCTGGTGGCCAAGGATATCGCACACCATCTTCACCCGTTGACCAATCTGTACCAGCTCCGGCGGGAGGGACCGCTCGTCCTCGTTCGTGGAGAGGGGGTTTGGGTCTGGGATGCTGAGGGGAAGCGTTACCTCGATGGATTCGCGGGATTGTGGAACGTGAACATCGGGCACGGTCGGCGCGAGTTGGCTGAAGCGGCTCGCGAGCAGATGGAGCGGGTCGCCTTCGTGCCGACATTCTTCGGACTAGCTAGTCCGCCGACGATCGAGCTGGCGGCGCGCTTGGCCGAGCTCTTTCCTGGACCACTCGATCATTTCCAGTTCACGTCGGGCGGTGCCGAGTCGAACGAGACGGCGATCAAGATCGCCCGGTATTACTGGTGGCTCAAGGGACAGCCTGAAAGGGTGAAGATTTTGTCGCGTCGGATGGCCTATCACGGCATCGCCATGGGAGCATTGTCGGCGACCGGCGTGCCCGCGTACTGGGAAGGGTTCGGACCGCGCCCACCGGGGTTCATCCACCTCACCGCACCGTACAAGTACCGTTTCGGGGAAGGGCTCACCGACGAGGAGTTCGTCGCTCGGTTGGTCCAGGAACTGGAAGAAACGATCGAGCGAGAGGGATCGGAGACGATCGCGGCTTTCATCGGTGAGCCGGTTCAAGGTGCAGGCGGTGTCGTCGTTCCACCTGACGGCTACTGGCCGGCCATCGCTGCAGTGTTGCGCAAGTACGGAATTCTCCTGATATTGGACGAGGTGATTACCGGGTTCGGGCGGACTGGCACGCTGTTCGGTATGCAGCAATATGGGGTCCAGCCGGATATCGTGACGTTCGCCAAGGGAATCACTTCCGGTTATGTGCCGCTGGGTGGCGTCGGCGTCAGCGATGAGATCGCTGAAACCTTAGCGAGTGCTGACCGTGTCTTCATGCACGGGTTCACCTACTCTGGGCATCCGGTCGCGTGCGCGGTCGCGCTGCGCAATCTCGACATTCTTCTGGCGGAAAGACTGTGGGAGAACGCCGCGGCGTCCGGTGCATACCTGCTCCAGGAACTCAAGCGGCTGGAGGAGCGACCGTACGTCGGTGAGGTTCGCGGCAAGGGTCTCATGCTGCTCGTCGAGGTCGTTCGGGACAAAGCGAGCAAGGAAAAGTTCCCGCCCGAGTTCAAACTGGGGCCGAAGCTGGAGGCGGCGACGCGCCGTCGCGGCATCATCGTGCGCTGCACGCCGGACGGTATCGTGATGGCACCGCCGCTGACCATTTCGCGAGCCGAATGTGACGTCCTCATCGAAGGAGTCGCGGCAGCCCTGAGCGATGTGCTCGACTGA
- a CDS encoding DUF6391 domain-containing protein yields the protein MPVPYGILFTNDEPDTPEDLVLVLLTVAFLLVFGLLAATLLVGLTVSSLVTLLTAPGQLARLVRDRQLRRNHALEHATINVIEERYGPSQLAGLARPDGFLIFGPISPSLALEAAEEGLRRMQAGEHRLAIHPRCGTTLVASQLVLAITFLATLLVLRQLSLLPFLLGLAAALLLGPRLSPLLQRWITTDARVEGMRIEGLRPHLVPLRLPWSSVMVPVPGALLVRTSWGDEQPSSRSVTILTRDARRVEAGRYWIDE from the coding sequence ATGCCGGTTCCCTATGGCATACTGTTCACGAATGACGAACCGGACACTCCGGAGGATCTCGTGCTCGTGCTACTCACTGTTGCGTTCTTGCTCGTGTTCGGACTTTTGGCGGCCACGCTCCTCGTTGGGCTGACCGTGAGCTCGCTCGTCACCCTGCTGACAGCACCAGGTCAACTCGCCCGCCTCGTACGCGATCGCCAGCTGCGGCGCAACCATGCCCTGGAACACGCGACCATCAACGTGATCGAGGAGCGGTATGGGCCGAGCCAGCTCGCTGGTTTAGCGCGGCCGGACGGCTTCCTCATTTTCGGACCGATCTCTCCGTCACTCGCCCTGGAAGCAGCCGAGGAAGGGCTGCGGCGGATGCAAGCGGGGGAGCATCGGCTCGCTATTCATCCACGCTGCGGGACCACACTCGTCGCCAGCCAACTCGTCTTGGCGATCACCTTCCTCGCAACACTCCTTGTTCTGCGCCAGCTTTCTCTGCTTCCCTTCCTTCTCGGACTGGCTGCAGCCTTGCTGCTCGGTCCGCGGCTGAGTCCACTGTTGCAGCGCTGGATCACGACGGATGCCCGTGTCGAGGGCATGCGGATCGAAGGTCTTCGACCGCATCTCGTCCCGCTCCGTTTGCCGTGGTCCAGCGTGATGGTTCCGGTACCGGGTGCACTGCTCGTCCGAACCAGCTGGGGCGATGAACAGCCGAGCAGCCGATCAGTGACCATCCTGACTCGCGACGCACGGCGCGTCGAGGCCGGTCGTTACTGGATCGATGAGTGA
- the mnmA gene encoding tRNA 2-thiouridine(34) synthase MnmA produces the protein MSGVGTTMAERVLVALSGGVDSAVTAYLLKQAGWEPVGIHLRLFDAAPGLDGVCCGDVAAADARAVAAQIGIPFFVRDLRPEFEQEVVAPTVEEYARARTPNPCVFCNHRVRIPALLELAEALGIRFVATGHYVRKVATPGGWRLAEARDAQRDQSYVLYRLTADQLERLLFPLGEYDKPTVRAIAQEAGLFVARKPSSVDLCFAKTYGGIGRLVSQRRPETSRPGPLLDERDEVVGTHPGIAFVTIGQRRGLEWARPTPERRYVAEIDPATAVVRVAPRERILTRAVRLADPVWHDPVLTADARLRYQGPRIPARIEGDWVIFDEPAPPLAPGQSVVLYVGDRVVGGGIAEEVVRTEQESPIPALAQRA, from the coding sequence ATGAGTGGTGTCGGAACGACGATGGCCGAGCGAGTACTCGTTGCCCTCTCGGGGGGCGTCGACAGTGCGGTGACAGCCTACTTACTGAAGCAGGCCGGCTGGGAGCCGGTCGGGATCCATTTGCGTCTCTTCGACGCTGCGCCTGGTCTCGACGGTGTGTGCTGCGGCGATGTCGCGGCTGCCGACGCCCGAGCTGTGGCAGCCCAAATCGGCATTCCCTTCTTCGTCCGTGATCTGCGACCGGAATTCGAACAGGAGGTCGTCGCACCGACCGTCGAAGAGTACGCTCGGGCTCGAACCCCCAATCCGTGCGTCTTCTGCAACCATCGTGTCCGCATTCCCGCACTGCTCGAGTTGGCCGAAGCGCTCGGTATCAGGTTCGTCGCCACCGGCCATTACGTGCGCAAGGTCGCGACGCCGGGCGGCTGGCGTCTGGCCGAGGCTCGCGATGCCCAGCGCGACCAGTCATACGTCCTGTACCGTTTGACCGCCGACCAACTAGAACGGTTGCTGTTCCCGCTCGGCGAGTACGACAAGCCGACCGTCCGCGCCATTGCCCAGGAGGCCGGACTGTTCGTCGCCCGGAAGCCGTCCTCGGTCGATCTCTGCTTCGCCAAGACGTATGGAGGGATTGGCCGCCTCGTTTCCCAGCGACGACCGGAAACCAGCCGGCCCGGCCCGCTCCTCGACGAGCGGGATGAGGTCGTCGGTACCCATCCGGGAATCGCGTTCGTCACGATCGGCCAGCGGCGGGGGCTCGAGTGGGCACGTCCCACGCCGGAACGACGTTATGTCGCCGAGATCGATCCTGCAACCGCGGTGGTTCGCGTCGCTCCGCGCGAGCGTATCCTGACCCGAGCCGTTCGCCTTGCCGATCCGGTCTGGCACGATCCAGTGCTGACCGCTGACGCGCGCTTGCGCTATCAGGGGCCGCGCATTCCTGCACGTATCGAGGGAGACTGGGTCATCTTCGATGAGCCTGCACCACCGCTCGCGCCAGGCCAGTCGGTCGTCCTCTATGTCGGCGACCGAGTCGTCGGTGGTGGCATCGCCGAGGAAGTCGTGCGAACCGAGCAGGAGAGCCCGATCCCCGCTCTCGCTCAGCGCGCGTGA
- a CDS encoding MarR family winged helix-turn-helix transcriptional regulator: protein MKGNTVTAEEVADLLLELARHLRRRTHPVRQGELTPEQFWLLKRLWLRGPLRIGELANELGITAGAATVACKRLERAGFVQRARGVGGDERVVVVDLTSEGRERLREWQARRRAFLVRLLETLGPDELATLYPLLARLLAAAEQEDTGADAPR from the coding sequence ATGAAAGGAAATACGGTGACAGCCGAAGAGGTAGCCGATCTTTTGCTCGAACTCGCGCGTCATCTGCGACGGCGGACTCATCCTGTACGGCAGGGTGAGCTGACACCCGAACAGTTCTGGTTGCTCAAGCGACTCTGGTTGCGTGGACCGTTACGTATCGGTGAGTTGGCCAATGAGCTCGGTATCACGGCTGGCGCGGCCACTGTCGCGTGCAAGCGCCTGGAGCGAGCCGGATTCGTGCAGCGCGCGAGAGGGGTAGGCGGCGACGAGCGGGTGGTCGTCGTCGACTTGACGAGTGAGGGCCGCGAGCGGTTGCGCGAATGGCAGGCACGGCGGCGTGCCTTTCTCGTCCGGCTGCTGGAAACGCTTGGCCCTGATGAGCTGGCGACGCTGTATCCCTTGCTCGCTCGCTTGCTTGCGGCTGCGGAACAGGAGGACACAGGAGCCGATGCACCTCGTTGA
- a CDS encoding aminoacyl-tRNA deacylase, translating to MSTRTPEDLAAFLSRRAARARLLPAEQPTRTVEEAARALGVSPRQIIKSLLFCAEDGTCVLAIVRGDQRVDPARLRAACGGTPLKLAPARQVLAVTGYPAGATPPVGHSIPLRVLVDSAVLAEPLVYGGGGDERTMLEISPEEIVRLTGALVAAIAQST from the coding sequence ATGTCTACCCGCACCCCAGAAGACCTCGCCGCATTTTTGTCCCGCCGAGCAGCGCGAGCACGCCTTCTTCCTGCTGAACAGCCGACGCGAACAGTGGAGGAAGCGGCTCGCGCGCTGGGTGTTTCCCCCCGTCAGATCATCAAGTCGTTGCTCTTCTGCGCAGAGGATGGGACATGCGTTCTCGCGATCGTTCGCGGTGATCAGCGAGTCGATCCCGCGCGACTGCGGGCTGCCTGCGGTGGTACTCCCTTGAAGCTCGCGCCAGCCAGGCAGGTCCTGGCGGTGACCGGCTATCCGGCTGGTGCGACACCACCAGTCGGGCACTCGATTCCCCTCCGTGTCCTGGTCGATTCCGCGGTTCTCGCCGAGCCGCTCGTCTACGGCGGTGGCGGTGACGAGCGGACCATGCTGGAGATCAGCCCTGAGGAGATCGTCCGCCTGACCGGGGCACTCGTCGCCGCGATCGCCCAGTCCACTTGA